Proteins encoded by one window of Pseudomonas sp. PSKL.D1:
- a CDS encoding thiamine pyrophosphate-binding protein — protein MSQAQPLPAQPLKTWWLKWRFHLNILLILIPLGFMPKYFADAALFRGDAGLGATPIRDIQVGPYSLDLAELRSEAPRADGPAGYFKQFNASLCKTCINGVKAVYLRIGKPRSLRAAGTIFFGAPYRMGTNLPIPPRTRTDAQIWISIEGWDGSMHQASVPLAKASPATVAWLEKQGGKP, from the coding sequence ATGAGCCAGGCCCAACCCCTGCCCGCCCAGCCCCTGAAAACGTGGTGGCTGAAGTGGCGTTTCCACCTGAACATTCTGCTGATCCTCATCCCCTTGGGTTTCATGCCCAAGTACTTCGCCGACGCCGCGTTGTTCCGCGGCGATGCGGGATTGGGCGCCACCCCGATTCGCGACATCCAGGTCGGCCCCTACAGCCTGGACCTGGCCGAGCTGCGCAGTGAAGCCCCGCGGGCCGATGGCCCGGCCGGTTACTTCAAGCAGTTCAACGCTTCGCTGTGCAAAACCTGCATCAACGGCGTTAAAGCGGTGTACCTGCGCATCGGCAAACCGCGCAGCCTGCGCGCCGCCGGCACGATCTTCTTCGGCGCGCCATACCGCATGGGCACCAACCTGCCGATCCCGCCGCGCACCCGCACCGATGCGCAAATCTGGATCAGCATCGAAGGCTGGGATGGCAGCATGCACCAGGCATCCGTCCCCCTGGCAAAAGCTTCGCCGGCCACCGTGGCCTGGCTCGAGAAACAAGGAGGCAAACCATGA